In Bacillus sp. Cs-700, one genomic interval encodes:
- a CDS encoding HAMP domain-containing sensor histidine kinase codes for MMKSLYSKFIVTTLIIMLVSSVIGFLFANAYYQNNLKPENDAKNMRIATSIAEFAETQVDLDQYLSHTAATGYQLFLVSKEESRYYGGEFKEKNVSQEAIDDVLNGQPYHGMKEFPKKTFVTGFFANELKNSVGVPLTYEGTQYALFLRPDIKLLFNEIHLLLGWMVFVIFILSLLAELVWSAMLIRPIRKLSHATNKVREEGFDVHLDIHRRDEIGQLAQNFKEMIARLGKLDKLRKSFVSNVSHDIQTPLLNIQGYSRLLENNALSEEDRKAYLRVIQEEAERMSILSKQLLTLSSLEPKEKDYPRKAVDLSAQLKSLLHRYYWRIDEKELSLTYTLDEVQFKGNPELLYTVWENLLTNAIKYNEPGGSIEVMLEDAQDQVQLTFTDTGIGLEPNEKEQIFDRFYRADLARTRTQQGTGLGLSIVKEIIELHQGDILVDSKVGKGTTFSITLPHL; via the coding sequence ATGATGAAATCCCTTTACTCGAAATTTATCGTAACAACGCTAATCATTATGCTGGTCAGTTCCGTTATTGGCTTTTTATTTGCAAATGCTTACTACCAAAACAATTTAAAACCGGAAAATGACGCGAAAAACATGAGGATCGCGACAAGCATAGCGGAGTTCGCCGAAACCCAAGTCGACCTCGATCAGTACCTTAGCCATACAGCAGCAACAGGCTACCAGCTTTTTTTAGTTAGCAAAGAGGAAAGTCGTTATTATGGAGGGGAATTTAAAGAAAAAAACGTATCGCAAGAAGCGATCGATGATGTATTAAATGGACAACCCTATCATGGTATGAAGGAATTTCCGAAGAAAACATTTGTAACGGGATTCTTCGCCAACGAGCTAAAAAATTCAGTCGGTGTGCCGTTGACCTACGAGGGTACACAGTATGCGCTATTTTTGCGACCAGATATTAAGCTCTTATTTAACGAGATCCATCTCCTTTTAGGATGGATGGTGTTCGTGATCTTTATCTTAAGTTTACTCGCAGAACTCGTTTGGTCTGCGATGCTGATTCGCCCAATTCGAAAGCTATCTCATGCAACGAATAAAGTGCGAGAAGAAGGCTTTGATGTTCATTTAGACATTCATCGAAGAGATGAGATTGGCCAGCTGGCACAGAATTTCAAAGAAATGATCGCAAGGCTCGGTAAATTAGATAAGCTTCGGAAGTCATTCGTCTCAAATGTCTCGCATGATATTCAGACGCCTTTATTAAATATACAGGGGTACAGCCGTTTATTAGAAAACAATGCCCTTTCGGAAGAGGATAGAAAAGCATACTTGCGTGTCATTCAAGAGGAAGCAGAACGAATGTCCATTTTATCCAAACAGCTATTAACGCTATCGTCTCTTGAACCAAAAGAGAAAGATTACCCCAGAAAAGCGGTCGATTTATCCGCTCAATTAAAAAGTCTGTTGCATCGCTATTATTGGCGTATCGATGAAAAGGAGCTTTCTTTAACCTATACTCTTGACGAAGTTCAATTTAAAGGGAATCCGGAGCTGTTATATACCGTCTGGGAAAATCTTTTAACGAACGCAATAAAATACAACGAGCCAGGTGGATCGATTGAAGTTATGCTAGAAGACGCTCAAGACCAAGTCCAACTAACCTTTACAGATACAGGCATCGGCTTAGAGCCGAATGAAAAAGAACAAATCTTTGATCGCTTTTATCGTGCCGACCTAGCGCGAACGAGAACGCAACAAGGCACA
- a CDS encoding response regulator transcription factor: MISILIIDDDPHILNLVEVTLQDAGFHTFTSRNGTEALARLEEVTIDLAIVDVMMPGLDGYTLTKRIRDTYDLPVILLTAKGELHDKEQGYTAGTDDYIVKPFEPKELIFRVQAVLRRYDKPSQYTIQVADVKIDKRNYEVQIGKQHLLMPLKEFELLALLASRPNQVFNRDYLIENIWGLDFEGDERTLNVHIKRVRERLGAVTSSIKIVTVRGIGYKLEVTS; this comes from the coding sequence GTGATTTCCATTTTAATCATCGATGACGATCCGCACATTTTAAATCTTGTCGAAGTGACGCTCCAAGATGCTGGATTTCATACATTCACATCAAGAAATGGCACCGAAGCTTTAGCTCGATTAGAAGAAGTTACGATTGACCTCGCGATCGTGGATGTGATGATGCCAGGACTAGACGGATATACACTTACCAAAAGAATCCGAGATACGTACGACCTTCCCGTTATTTTATTAACCGCCAAAGGCGAACTCCATGACAAAGAACAGGGATACACCGCCGGAACGGATGATTATATCGTCAAACCATTTGAACCGAAGGAACTGATTTTTCGTGTCCAGGCTGTTTTAAGACGATATGATAAGCCGAGTCAGTATACGATTCAGGTTGCTGATGTAAAAATTGATAAAAGAAATTATGAGGTACAAATTGGAAAACAGCACCTTCTTATGCCTTTAAAGGAGTTTGAGTTACTAGCCCTATTGGCTTCTCGACCGAACCAAGTTTTCAATCGAGATTATCTGATTGAAAACATATGGGGGCTTGATTTCGAAGGGGATGAGAGAACGTTAAATGTTCACATTAAAAGGGTTCGTGAACGGCTTGGAGCAGTTACCTCAAGCATCAAAATAGTGACCGTTCGCGGTATTGGCTATAAGCTAGAGGTCACGTCATGA
- a CDS encoding ABC transporter ATP-binding protein, whose amino-acid sequence MSIEMRALSKTFNKKERALSDVTLSLQKGEVVGLVGPNGAGKTTLMKIIAGIIVKYDGELTFSEQGRSVGSLIEKPKFFPNKSGRYNIHYFRSLFGGDDERFDEIIQSLGMDSYLKKKVKNYSLGMKQRLGIALALISNPDYLVLDEPTNGMDPDGIRNILGYLKKLAKERGIGILISSHILEDIENVSDRVYVIKEGRLINEFARDQHQGEVLELTFSQGDLHQAVHVLGGYEGVTRSGNVLSIPFDGDMKQVLKHLGQHDLFPVDVKRKKDTLEDFYFQNMESEAK is encoded by the coding sequence ATGAGTATTGAGATGCGTGCACTATCAAAAACGTTCAATAAGAAGGAACGAGCACTTTCTGACGTTACCTTGTCGTTACAAAAAGGAGAGGTTGTTGGGCTAGTTGGTCCGAATGGTGCGGGCAAGACCACGTTAATGAAAATTATCGCTGGGATTATTGTGAAATATGACGGAGAGCTTACCTTTAGTGAGCAAGGTCGATCAGTTGGGAGTTTAATTGAGAAGCCGAAGTTCTTTCCGAATAAAAGCGGACGGTACAATATCCATTATTTTCGTTCCTTGTTTGGTGGAGACGATGAACGTTTCGATGAAATCATTCAGTCGCTTGGTATGGATTCGTACTTAAAGAAAAAGGTGAAGAACTATTCGCTTGGGATGAAGCAGCGTCTTGGGATTGCGCTTGCGCTTATTTCAAACCCAGATTATCTCGTATTGGATGAACCGACAAATGGCATGGACCCGGATGGAATACGAAATATCCTTGGCTACTTAAAGAAGCTCGCAAAAGAAAGAGGCATCGGCATACTGATTTCCAGTCACATTTTAGAAGATATCGAGAATGTGAGTGATCGTGTTTATGTGATTAAAGAGGGACGGTTGATTAATGAGTTTGCAAGAGATCAGCACCAGGGTGAAGTTTTAGAGCTCACGTTTTCTCAAGGAGATCTCCATCAAGCCGTGCATGTGTTAGGAGGGTACGAAGGGGTGACCCGAAGTGGAAATGTTCTTTCGATTCCATTTGATGGGGATATGAAACAGGTACTGAAGCACTTAGGTCAACACGATCTTTTCCCAGTTGATGTGAAACGGAAAAAGGATACGCTCGAGGACTTCTATTTTCAAAATATGGAGAGTGAAGCAAAATGA